The proteins below come from a single Crossiella sp. CA-258035 genomic window:
- a CDS encoding cation-translocating P-type ATPase, translating to MSTTEEPVALAGVDPARGLTAEQVRQRVAAGQSNDVPARASRSVGEIIRANVFTRFNAIIGVLFAIILVIGPIQDGLFGVIIVINTLIGIVQEVRAKRTLERLAIVGEAKPTVRRDGQAVEVSPHEVVLDDVIEIGPGDKIVVDGQVLAAEAMEVDESLLTGESDPVVKQPGDEVMSGSFVVAGTGAYQATKVGRQAYAARLAEEASKFTLVSSELRSGIDKILRIITWMIVPIGALTIYSQLADNKDVPDAIRRMVAALVPMVPEGLVLLTSIAFAVGVVRLGRRQCLVQELPAIEGLARVNVVCADKTGTLTENGMRLAEVRPLDGHATAEIGTALAALSTVDPRPNASLQAIAEAHPGGADWTVSAIAPFSSARKWSGASFHGDGDWVLGAPDVLLDNDSPVRAEAEQTGSQGLRVLLLGRASCAVDDGAAPGVVTPVALVVLEQKVRPDAKDTLDFFAAQDVAVKVISGDNALSVGAVAASLSLPGADRPVDARTLPEGKENLAGPVNDGVVFGRVTPAQKRDMVGALQSRGHTVAMTGDGVNDVLALKDADIGVAMGAGSPATRAVAQIVLLDNKFATLPYVVAEGRRVIGNIERVANLFLTKTVYSVLLAVLVIIAQVPYPFYPRHSTLLNAFTIGIPAFFLALAPNTERARSGFVARVMRLAVPAGAIAAVATFTSYLLALNDSTATQDQQSTAAVVTLFLVAFWVLAVIARPYAWWKVALLLVMAGGFAFATLIPFGQEFFKIDPNHSPTLLLAFLVAGVGMLLIELSWWLDGWLRQEKERLAEAA from the coding sequence CATCCGGGCCAACGTGTTCACCCGGTTCAACGCGATCATCGGGGTGCTCTTCGCGATCATCCTGGTCATCGGGCCGATCCAGGACGGCCTCTTCGGCGTCATCATCGTGATCAACACGCTGATCGGCATCGTGCAGGAGGTGCGCGCCAAGCGCACCCTGGAGCGGCTGGCCATCGTCGGCGAGGCCAAGCCGACGGTGCGCCGCGACGGGCAGGCGGTGGAGGTCTCCCCGCACGAGGTCGTGCTGGACGACGTGATCGAGATCGGGCCCGGCGACAAGATCGTGGTGGACGGCCAGGTGCTCGCCGCCGAGGCCATGGAGGTCGACGAGTCGCTGCTCACCGGCGAGTCCGACCCGGTGGTCAAGCAGCCGGGCGACGAGGTGATGTCGGGCAGCTTCGTGGTCGCCGGCACCGGGGCCTACCAGGCCACCAAGGTCGGGCGGCAGGCGTACGCGGCCCGGCTGGCCGAGGAGGCCAGCAAGTTCACCCTGGTCTCCTCCGAGCTGCGCTCCGGCATCGACAAGATCCTGCGCATCATCACCTGGATGATCGTGCCGATCGGCGCGCTCACCATCTACAGCCAGCTCGCTGACAACAAGGACGTGCCGGACGCGATCCGCCGCATGGTGGCCGCGCTGGTGCCCATGGTGCCCGAGGGCCTGGTGCTGCTGACCAGCATCGCCTTCGCCGTGGGGGTGGTCCGGCTCGGGCGGCGGCAGTGCCTGGTGCAGGAGCTGCCCGCGATCGAGGGCCTGGCCCGGGTGAACGTGGTGTGCGCGGACAAGACCGGCACGCTGACCGAGAACGGCATGCGACTGGCCGAGGTCCGGCCGCTGGACGGCCACGCCACCGCCGAGATCGGCACCGCGCTGGCCGCACTGTCCACAGTGGACCCACGACCGAACGCCAGCCTGCAGGCCATCGCCGAGGCGCACCCCGGCGGCGCGGACTGGACGGTCAGCGCGATCGCGCCGTTCTCCTCGGCCCGCAAGTGGAGCGGGGCCAGCTTCCACGGCGACGGCGACTGGGTGCTCGGCGCGCCGGACGTGTTGCTGGACAACGACTCCCCGGTGCGCGCCGAGGCCGAGCAGACCGGCTCGCAGGGCCTGCGGGTGCTGCTGCTGGGCCGGGCGAGCTGTGCGGTGGACGACGGCGCCGCGCCCGGCGTGGTCACCCCGGTGGCGCTGGTGGTGCTGGAGCAGAAGGTCCGCCCGGACGCCAAGGACACACTGGACTTCTTCGCCGCGCAGGACGTCGCGGTGAAGGTGATCTCCGGCGACAACGCGCTCTCCGTCGGCGCGGTGGCCGCCTCACTGTCCCTGCCCGGCGCGGACCGGCCGGTGGACGCGCGCACCCTGCCGGAGGGCAAGGAGAACCTGGCCGGGCCGGTGAACGACGGCGTGGTCTTCGGCCGGGTCACCCCGGCGCAGAAGCGGGACATGGTCGGCGCGCTCCAGTCCCGCGGGCACACCGTGGCGATGACCGGCGACGGCGTGAACGACGTGCTCGCGCTCAAGGACGCCGACATCGGCGTGGCCATGGGCGCGGGCAGCCCGGCCACCCGGGCGGTGGCGCAGATCGTGTTGCTGGACAACAAGTTCGCCACCCTGCCGTACGTGGTGGCCGAGGGCCGCCGGGTGATCGGCAACATCGAGCGGGTGGCCAACCTGTTCCTCACCAAGACGGTGTACTCGGTGCTGCTGGCGGTGCTGGTGATCATCGCCCAGGTGCCGTACCCGTTCTACCCCAGGCATTCCACCCTGTTGAACGCCTTCACCATCGGCATCCCGGCCTTCTTCCTGGCCTTGGCGCCCAACACCGAACGCGCCCGCAGCGGCTTCGTGGCCAGGGTGATGCGGCTGGCCGTGCCGGCCGGCGCGATCGCCGCGGTGGCCACCTTCACCAGCTACCTGCTCGCGCTCAACGACTCGACCGCGACCCAGGACCAGCAGAGCACGGCCGCGGTGGTGACGCTGTTCCTGGTGGCCTTCTGGGTGCTCGCGGTGATCGCCCGCCCGTACGCCTGGTGGAAGGTCGCGCTGCTGCTGGTGATGGCCGGCGGCTTCGCCTTCGCCACCCTCATCCCGTTCGGCCAGGAGTTCTTCAAGATCGACCCGAACCACTCGCCCACCCTGCTGCTGGCCTTCCTGGTGGCCGGGGTCGGCATGCTGCTGATCGAGCTGAGCTGGTGGCTGGACGGCTGGCTGCGCCAGGAGAAGGAGCGCCTGGCCGAGGCCGCCTGA